In Plasmodium gaboni strain SY75 chromosome 11, whole genome shotgun sequence, the following proteins share a genomic window:
- a CDS encoding putative ubiquitin-protein ligase — translation MFDGESKNRRINLSGKKQVIVNKDFFIEKAKKEKENNLTLIKRKNAFKKISDYIGFKKCLENRKKEINEVVSKRINDIILLEKIVCPSIYRQALQLCVYEFSLQSCFLYSDLNCYYYYKSMDFDGIYPPVKNLLNTLKFYNKIDENCVDKTNGVDNENEMGDNKMNGDKKIKDDDKKIKDDDNKMNNIPLGNNISRNDTLQCDEKKNENNNNNMTETERKFFYRHKKELDILINHLDILLGNYYIYNYNIYGEYYKDVKKIKNITHTYNNSNILKYHLNDNNYSSGTFSNHNNKRYISARSNILNIESDINRNLLHIYYLYNFIINNSFIDELVKRKITNENKKPNVSLTSSCITSSIETTNNNKNNLSDGNNSSSVYINASNKKQNVSELRTFLKKISDYIILNIEGIITVIKKISIYYEIKGDVKYDNIKLMIYICDMIYIYFYILKIKGKDMKCNNIMDIKYKINLLINFLKLNLQYIKEPYILFVSFFKYNIYELFVNTINIENELKEWKILLIRIINNTYKDVDIMKELIYINNSNNNNNNNNNNNNNIYHSCSYFKVPYYNMKYDLYNQKSFDEYNISGVNLFKNLLLFVHVNKDIMYDNVLNILADVYLFLPLEYHPYIYNNNTREITKKKNDNSVIKNINQEKYFEKQNISLEMGYYYNKEIIESLIYICKKYCFNKLDRLLFFLLPLRNINGKIFETYRNYYDYMKNIEKGVYKKFDKLYKSHINNHMINNSMHNNNMDHINNNVNNKGNKNMSTNFKNNNNKGSVYDSNNIYNINNNNFENYQDKKNKGNLFYSDMNEFPFLANNQGTNYNRDDNKYNNNINYNNNNINYNNNNNYNNYNYYYHSCSGNNSYVHANGFFSLENIIGKRDKKILGANSYLFNDMINNDIILRIKKILIINNIHIYLIKKIYLFWCYSCKSNDNSFFKNVMFFPYYDNTHISIYLSSFCFLLHYYLVVNMFNQLIDINKFKMFKRNEIHYDIKNDVVSRENNIMSSKCDMENDQQQHQNSNNNNNNNNNINNIYSNNNYSNNIYSNNMMTYLLMNKYFKRVCKLIILSLWYILKHSINCIYNELIKKKNLNVKSKQLHYIEDIDDEDIYNDDDEEHENEMIKKEENHIDEIHSKQFTTNIYDNDYISLLNFQKIKISMDDIMCDKNCYDINKGHVYLNMQEENMSLIKRYIENEGNKESSKCYNSMDEKNIIEIKNIFDELDKINMYNYQSYIEGNMFFHNQNNTNVEHLKYVDNVKSFSNDQSYQNVIPFENNSFVNNNNNNNNYYYYNNSHISINPSHNEEIPNNYNNMSFQNNGELFDNMKNKNSNTKKKNNDDSCYSNVINYYLYNNDNKGLSYILPILLKKLYKLNSYIHIFDDDFFVIKETYNLLKNRFHIIGESNNINYNNNSYDEETNLYLEKNDIYLNNNIKFVNVLANYLLRYVPFTLPFDDRLLIFYHFRNKNKESIRDDSTYNLLERKHMLIRRTNILEDGFISLNILDNLQIKQNVRISFIDKNGNEETGIDGGGLFKEFIILLCREIFHQNFILFQNVENHTLFPKYYNENDNLILYEFCGKVIGKAIYERILIESVFNKVFLNNILFDNMDINDLYFIDQNVFNSLLYVQNVENVEKLCLTFCIYEKKYPDGEKFTKDQYEKITNYFYELSKRNNNYNSNNRHTNHHNNNNNNNNNNNNFLFFNHMDNLENLFFSSDNNNTYNFTSMNNFFHMINNLDSMISNISSTNNSTFSHNRMYRNHLNNIPNGLNNININNIIMNEDTSNYSSIDERNESHILESNVEEHLSSNSQMIQNDESEEQNQHIEEMPSIDINRNNNNNNKKKNKKYKDDNKNKIFDNSLYEDEQNLECIDLIENGRNIAVTDENKKLYIKLYINYKYNKLIKKKTQRFSKGLSQLIPIKWFKLFSSHELKTLISGKDKCFDVDDLKRNVVYGGGYNENSTTVLHLFEILKDFSPNEKSLFLMFVTSCSRSPLLGFQELYPKFCIYRVPDHTRLPTASTCVNLLKLPDYLSKQVLYKNLITAINDTQGFDLS, via the coding sequence atGTTTGATGGAGAAAGTAAAAATAGAAGGATTAATTTAAGCGGGAAAAAACAAGTTATTGTGAATAAAGATTTTTTTATTGAAAAAGCaaaaaaagagaaagaaaataatttgaCATTAATAAAGAGAAAAAATGCTTTTAAAAAGATTAGTGATTATATAggttttaaaaaatgtcTTGAAAATAGGaagaaagaaataaatgaaGTTGTTTCGAAAAgaataaatgatataatattattagaaaaaatagTATGTCCCTCTATATATAGACAAGCTTTACAATTATGTGTATATGAATTTTCTTTACAATCTTGTTTTCTTTATTCTGATCTGAATTgctattattattataagtCTATGGACTTTGATGGAATATACCCACCtgtaaaaaatttattaaatactttgaaattttataataagaTCGATGAAAATTGTGTGGATAAGACTAATGGAGTtgataatgaaaatgaaatgggtgataataaaatgaatggtgataaaaaaataaaagatgatgataaaaaaataaaagatgatgataataaaatgaataatattcCATTAGGTAATAATATAAGCAGAAACGATACACTCCAATGTGATGAAAAGaagaatgaaaataataataataatatgacAGAAACAGAGAGAAAGTTTTTTTATAGGCATAAGAAAGAGTTagatattttaataaacCATTTGGATATTTTGCTGggtaattattatatatacaattataatatatatgggGAATATTACAAGGATGttaaaaagataaaaaatatcacacatacatataataatagtaacattttaaaatatcatttaaatgataataattattcaaGTGGGACTTTTTctaatcataataataaaaggTATATATCTGCAAGaagtaatatattaaatattgaATCTGATATAAATAGGAATCttctacatatatattatttatataattttataatcaataattcatttattgATGAATTGgttaaaagaaaaataacAAACGAAAATAAAAAACCCAATGTTTCTCTTACCTCTAGTTGTATTACATCATCAATAGAAacaacaaataataataagaataatttAAGTGATGGTAATAATAGTAGTAgtgtttatataaatgcttctaataaaaaacaaaatgtGAGTGAACTAAGAAcctttttaaaaaaaataagtgattatataatattaaatatcGAAGGAATAATTACTGTAATAAAGAAGATTTCtatttattatgaaatTAAAGGTGATgtaaaatatgataatattaaattaatgatatatatatgtgatatgatatatatatatttttatatattaaaaataaaagggAAAGATATgaaatgtaataatataatggatataaaatataaaattaatttacttataaattttctaaaattaaatttacaatatattaaggaaccatatattttatttgtatccttttttaaatataatatatatgaattatttgtaaatacaattaatatagagaatgaattaaaagaatGGAAAATCTTATTAATTAggataataaataatacatataaagATGTGGATATTATGAAAGAATTAATATACATCAACAATAgcaacaacaacaacaacaacaataataataataataataatatttatcatagttgttcatattttaaagtaccctattataatatgaaatatgatttatataatcaaaaATCATTCGATGAATATAACATATCAGGTGTTAAcctttttaaaaatttattattatttgttcatgttaataaagatataatgTATGATAATGTTTTGAATATCTTAGCAGAtgtgtatttatttttaccACTTGAATATcatccatatatatataataataacacGCGCgaaattacaaaaaaaaagaatgataatagtgtaataaaaaatataaatcaagagaaatattttgagaaacaaaatatatctttGGAGATGggttattattataataagGAGATTATTGAATctttgatatatatatgtaaaaaatattgttttaataaattagaTAGACtgttgttttttttattaccCTTACGTAATATTAATGGAAAGATATTTGAGACATAtagaaattattatgattatatgaagaatatagaaaagggggtatataaaaaatttgataaattatataaatcacatataaataatcatatgattaataatagtatgcataataataacatggatcatataaataataatgttaataataaagggaataaaaatatgagtacgaattttaaaaataataataataaaggaAGTGTCTAtgatagtaataatatttataatattaataataataattttgaaaattatcaggataaaaaaaataaaggCAATTTGTTTTATTCAGATATGAATGAATTTCCATTTTTAGCAAATAATCAAGGAACAAATTACAATCgtgatgataataaatataataataatattaattataataataataatattaattataataataataataattataataattataattattattatcattcatGTAGTGGAAATAATAGTTATGTTCATGCAAATGGTTTTTTTTCattagaaaatattattggTAAAAGAGATAAAAAGATTCTAGGTGCGAATTCctatttatttaatgatatgattaataatgatataatattaagaataaaaaaaattttaataataaataatatacatatatatttaattaaaaaaatatatttattttggTGTTATAGTTGTAAATCTAATgataattcattttttaaaaatgttatgTTTTTTCCTTACTATGATAATACGcatatatctatatatttgtcatccttttgttttttattgCATTATTATTTAGTTGTTAATATGTTTAATCAGTTAATTgacataaataaatttaagATGTTTAAGAGAAATGAAATCCATTATGACATAAAGAATGATGTGGTATCTAgagaaaataatataatgtCATCAAAATGTGATATGGAAAATGACCAGCAGCAGCACCAAAATAgcaacaacaataataataataataataatattaataatatttatagtaataataattatagtaataatatttatagtaataatatgatgACATACCTCTTGatgaataaatattttaaaagagTATGTAaacttattattttatccttgtggtatatattaaaacattccataaattgtatttataatgaattaattaaaaaaaaaaatttaaatgtAAAAAGTAAACAGTTGCATTATATAGAAGATATAgatgatgaagatatatataatgatgatgatgaagaacatgaaaatgaaatgataaaaaaggaagaaaaTCATATTGATGAAATTCATTCTAAACAATTTACaacaaatatttatgataatgattatatatctttattgaattttcaaaaaataaaaatatcaatGGATGATATAATGTGTGATAAAAACTgttatgatataaataaaggacatgtatatttaaatatgcAGGAAGAAAATATGTCTTTGATTAAAAGGTATATAGAAAACGAAGGGAATAAAGAAAGTTCGAAATGTTATAATAGTATggatgaaaaaaatattattgaaataaaaaatatttttgatgaactagataaaataaatatgtataattatCAGAGTTATATAGAAGGGAATATGTTTTTTcataatcaaaataatacaaatgtggaacatttaaaatatgttGATAATGTGAAATCTTTTTCAAATGATCAATCATATCAAAATGTTATTCcttttgaaaataattcatttgtaaataataataataataataataattattattattataataattcacATATATCTATTAATCCTAGTCACAATGAAGAAATTCCAAACAACTATAATAACATGTCTTTTCAAAACAATGGAGAACTTTTTGATAACatgaaaaacaaaaatagCAATACgaagaaaaagaataaCGACGATTCTTGTTATTCGAAtgtaataaattattatttatataataatgataacAAAGGGTTAAGTTATATTTTGcccatattattaaaaaagttATATAAGTTGAATAGctatatacatatatttgatgacgatttttttgtaataaaagagacttataatttattaaaaaatcgttttcatataataggtgagagtaataatataaattataataataatagttatgatgaagaaaccaatttatatttagaaaagaatgatatatatttaaataataacataaaattTGTAAATGTATTGGcaaattatttattacGTTATGTGCCTTTTACGTTACCTTTTGATGATCgtttattaatattttatcattttagaaataaaaataaagagaGTATAAGAGATGATTcaacatataatttattagAAAGAAAACATATGTTAATAAGAAGAACGAACATATTAGAAGATGGATTTATATCattgaatatattagaTAACTTACAAATTAAACAAAATGTTCGTATATCTTTTATAGATAAAAATGGAAATGAAGAAACAGGAATAGATGGAGGAGGattatttaaagaatttattatattattatgtagagaaatatttcatcaaaattttattttatttcagAATGTTGAAAATCATACTTTATTTCctaaatattataatgaaaatgataatttaattttatatgaattttgTGGAAAAGTAATTGGAAAAGCAATATATGAAAGAATATTAATAGAATCAGTTTTTAATAAagtatttttaaataatatattatttgataatatggatataaatgatttatattttattgatCAAAATGTATTCAATAGTTTATTGTATGTTCAAAATGTTGAAAATGTTGAGAAATTATGTTTAacattttgtatatatgaaaaaaaatatccAGATGGTGAAAAATTTACAAAGGATCAATATGAAAAGAtaacaaattatttttacGAATTATCTAAGAGgaataataattacaatTCTAATAATCGTCACACAAATCATcacaataataataataataataataataataataataattttcttttttttaatcatatggataatttagaaaaccttttcttttcaagtgataataataatacatataattttacaagtatgaataatttttttcacatgataaataatttaGATTCCATGATTAGTAATATCAGTTCCACAAATAATTCCACTTTTTCTCACAACCGTATGTATAGAAATCACTTGAATAATATACCCAATGGATTAaacaatattaatattaataatataataatgaatgAGGATACATCAAATTATAGTAGTATAGATGAAAGGAATGAATCACACATTTTAGAATCCAACGTAGAAGAACACCTTTCTTCAAACAGTCAGATGATTCAAAATGATGAATCGGAAGAACAAAATCAACATATTGAAGAAATGCCATCCATAGATataaatagaaataataataataataataagaagaagaataaaaaatataaggatgataataaaaataaaatatttgataaTTCCCTTTATGAGGATGAACAAAATTTGGAATGCATAGATCTCATAGAAAATGGACGTAATATCGCTGTAAcagatgaaaataaaaaattgtatataaaattatatataaattataaatacaataaattaataaagaaaaaaacaCAACGATTTTCAAAAGGATTATCACAATTAATACCAATAAAATGGTTTAAGCTTTTTAGTTCTCATGAATTAAAAACACTTATATCAGGAAAAGATAAATGTTTTGATGTAGATgatttaaaaagaaatgtTGTTTATGGAGGTGgatataatgaaaatagTACTACAgttttacatttatttgaaatattaaaagatttTTCACCAAATGAAAAAAGTTTATTTCTTATGTTTGTAACTAGTTGCTCAAGATCCCCTCTATTAGGATTTCAAGAATTATATCCaaaattttgtatatatagGGTACCTGATCATACAAGATTACCTACAGCATCTACTTGTGTTAATTTGTTGAAATTACCAGATTATTTATCAAAACAAGTGTTGTATAAAAATTTGATCACAGCAATAAATGATACACAGGGATTCGATTTGAGTTag
- a CDS encoding putative AP-4 complex subunit mu: MVISQFYILSPRGDTIINRDFRGDIIKGSAEVFFRNVKLYKGDAPPVFYLNGINFTYLKSNNLYFVLTSLFNISPSYLIELLHRLLKIFKDFCGQITEELIRTNFILIYEIIDEIIDYGYLQNSNTEYIKNLIHNEITTNNNTVKKFTNLPNFSIKNTNTLPSNASQKPIQINDKKNEIFIDIVEKINLIMNSNGEIVYSYIDGVIQIKSYLLGNPFIKIALNDDLYIKNIHHDNSNNIIIDDCNFNHLVNLSQFEKDKIISLYQPDGECVLMNYRINNNFKAPFKIYANVIYNQNHTVELFIRIRLDIPSQYTCTNVFVYCNLCKHITNVHLDLNTNSDLFSAQYISNENKLLWTIKKFKGEHEYSIRSKITLSPHYAFSKRDFGPIYILFEIPMFNLSKLRIKYLRIIENYKTSNTHRWVRYITQSSSYVYRLN, from the exons atgGTGATATCCcaattttatattttgtcTCCAAGAGGGGATACTATTATTAATAGAGATTTTCGTGgagatataataaaaggTAGTGCCGAAGTATTTTTTCGAAAtgtaaaattatataaaggTGATGCACCTCCagttttttatttgaatgGTATAAACTTTACATATTTGAAAAGcaataatttatattttgtattaaCATCAttgtttaatatttctCCAAGTTATTTAATTGAATTATTACATCGTTTGctaaaaatatttaaagatTTTTGTGGACAAATAACTGAAGAATTAATACGAACgaattttattttaatatatgaaataatagATGAAATAATAGATTATGGTTATTTACAAAATAGTAATAcagaatatattaaaaatttaatacataatgaaataacaacaaataataatacagTGAAAAAATTTACTAACCTACCTAATTTttcaataaaaaatacaaatacATTACCATCAAATGCATCACAAAAACCTATACAaattaatgataaaaaaaatgaaatatttatagatatagtggaaaaaattaatttaattatgAATTCTAATGGAGAAATtgtatattcatatattgATGGAgttatacaaataaaatcTTATTTATTAGGAAATCCTTTTATCAAAATAGCTTTAAATgatgatttatatattaaaaatattcatcATGATAATTcgaataatattattattgatGATTGTAATTTTAATCATCTAGTTAATTTATCCCAATTtgaaaaagataaaattaTATCCTTATATCAACCAGATGGTGAATGTGTACTTATGAATTATAGAATTAATAATAACTTTAAAGCCccttttaaaatatatgcaaatgttatatataatcaaaatCATACG GTAGAACTGTTTATAAGAATACGGCTAGATATCCCTTCTCAATATACATGCACAAATGTATTTGTTTATTGCAACTTATGTAAACACATAACTAATGTGCACCTGGACTTGAATACGAATTCGGATTTATTCTCAGCtcaatatatatcaaatgagaacaaattattatggaccatcaaaaaattcaag GGAGAACATGAATATAGTATTCGATCAAAAATTACCTTAAGTCCTCATTATGCCTTTTCAAAACGAGATTTTGGacctatatatattttatttgaaatACCAATGTTCAATTTATCAAAACTtagaataaaatatctGAGGATAATTGAAAATTACAAAACAAGTAATACGCATCGATGGGTGCGTTATATAACTCAATCTTCTTCATATGTTTACCGTCTGAActga
- a CDS encoding putative ATP-dependent zinc metalloprotease FTSH has protein sequence MYRADIIRKKSTCLLLSSEKNAFEKKKWLLKKSLDNLLDHNKTQKGCLHSLSHLKDKINHHNNNNNMKNGYKELAVCSSSIKYNSNVDYNIFYDSLNYICENVQNIWSNKNKHVKINENISNMFVRFLKKYNNIKNGNYKMKKGIYKNDNFIKSFNYLQSFLLNGKCSDGEKIIKKILKDNKSLKSLKKKMMMKKNKDFMFSSERSMTNLSGQNQSEDTLTESIINNNNIIKKHMSFNNSRYTSFVNNNVSKYKLNFFEFLKNIYLSKAPKGFERFENKSPNTNNFKSEEEKPRKYDNYFFYIFFILLLFFLLFVDSNGLYNEISQNDFFYKYLSKGYIEKIKLINKDYVKAYLNTHGIKKYHMKYVSFRVGNSDSFEKKVEAIQREMNIKRDELIEVQYVNEANILNEVKGYIPSILFFLLLIFLFQKITLKNVTNSGMDKLFKFSKISPINKNNLKTDVKFSSVAGMKQAKEEIMEFVDFLKNPTKYEILGAKIPKGALLCGAPGTGKTLLAKAVAGEANVPFFNISGSDFIEVFVGIGPSRVRELFAQARKHAPSIIFIDEIDAVGRKRSKGGFAGGGNDERENTLNQMLVEMDGFHTSNDKVVVLAGTNRVDILDPAITRPGRFDRIVNISKPDINERSEIFQVHLKNLKLHESLDIKNISYILASLTPGFVGADIANVVNEGAIQCARRSNLLGVQIKDFELAIERVIGGLPKSSSLISPLEKKIISYHETGHALIGWFLEYADPVLKVSIIPRNNGALGYSQHLSEEIMLFSRDAILDKIAVILGGRAAEELFIGKITTGAIDDLNKVTQLAYSYVSQYGMNQEIGLVSFQPNSNSEYNLYRPHSECLAHLIDNEVRSLIETQYKRVKSILMKNEKHVHNLANLLYEKETISYHDIVKCVGERPYPVKSAYEKFVKANPYKAIINEPLLEDKKESDNMKGDVKGDTSNGATVNTKENKKDNTKENKKDNTKNQYNISGNNSKDDTKQTSSKLNEEKCNEKLGDSQKKDNKISNVKLR, from the coding sequence TagattataatatattttatgattctttaaattatatttgtgaaaatgtacaaaatatatggagtaataaaaataagcATGTTAAAATCaatgaaaatatatctaatatGTTTGTGAgatttttaaaaaaatataataatattaaaaatggaaactacaaaatgaaaaaagggatatataaaaatgataattttataaaatcatttaattatttacaGTCCTTTTTGTTAAATGGGAAATGTAGTGATGgtgaaaaaattataaaaaaaattttaaaagataataaaagtTTAAAAAgtctaaaaaaaaaaatgatgatgaagaaaaataaagatTTTATGTTTTCCTCTGAGAGGAGTATGACTAATCTAAGTGGTCAGAACCAAAGTGAAGATACATTAACCGAATcaataattaataataataatataataaaaaaacatatgtcatttaataattcaagATATACTAGTTTTGTTAACAATAACgtatcaaaatataaattaaacTTTTTTGagtttttaaaaaatatttatctttCTAAAGCACCCAAAGGATTTGAAAgatttgaaaataaaagtCCTAATACCAATAATTTTAAATCTGAAGAAGAGAAACCACgtaaatatgataattattttttttatatattctttatcttattattatttttcctTCTATTTGTGGATTCCAATggtttatataatgaaataagtcagaatgattttttttataaatatttatcaaaAGGTTATATAGagaaaattaaattaattaataaagaTTATGTAAAAGCATATTTAAATACTCATggtataaaaaaatatcatatgAAATATGTAAGTTTCCGTGTTGGAAATAGTGACAgttttgaaaaaaaagtagAAGCTATACAAAGAgaaatgaatataaaaagagaTGAATTAATAGAAGTACAATATGTTAATGAAGctaatatattaaatgaagTAAAAGGTTATATTCCAAgtattttgttttttttattgttaatatttttatttcaaaaaattaCTTTAAAGAATGTTACTAATAGTGGTATGgataaattatttaaatttagTAAGATATCTCctattaataaaaataatttaaaaacaGATGTCAAATTTTCAAGTGTAGCTGGTATGAAGCAAGCTAAAGAAGAAATTATGGAATTTGTagattttttaaaaaatccaaccaaatatgaaatattgGGTGCTAAAATACCTAAAGGTGCATTATTATGTGGTGCTCCAGGTACTGGAAAAACTTTACTAGCCAAAGCTGTAGCTGGAGAAGCAAATGttccattttttaatattagCGGTAGTGATTTTATTGAAGTTTTTGTTGGTATAGGTCCATCAAGGGTTCGAGAATTATTTGCTCAAGCAAGAAAACATGCACCttctataatttttatagaTGAAATTGATGCTGTCGGGAGAAAAAGATCAAAAGGTGGTTTTGCTGGTGGAGGTAATGATGAAAGAGAAAACACATTAAATCAAATGCTAGTAGAAATGGATGGATTTCATACATCTAATGATAAGGTAGTTGTTTTAGCTGGTACTAATAGAGTAGATATTTTAGATCCAGCTATTACTAGACCAGGTAGATTTGATAGAATAGTAAATATAAGTAAACctgatataaatgaaagATCTGAAATTTTTCAAgttcatttaaaaaatctTAAATTACATGAATCATtagatattaaaaatattagtTATATATTAGCATCTTTAACACCTGGTTTTGTTGGTGCTGATATTGCTAATGTTGTTAATGAAGGAGCTATTCAATGTGCTCGAAGATCTAATTTATTAGGTGTTCAAATAAAAGATTTTGAACTAGCCATAGAAAGAGTCATTGGTGGGTTACCAAAATCTTCTTCTCTTATATCTCCacttgaaaaaaaaattatatcatatCATGAAACTGGTCATGCACTTATTGGTTGGTTTTTAGAATATGCTGATCCTGTATTAAAGGTATCTATAATCCCTAGAAATAATGGGGCCCTTGGATATTCACAACACTTAAGTGAAGAAATTATGTTATTTTCAAGAGATGCAATATTAGATAAAATTGCTGTAATATTAGGTGGAAGAGCAGCAGAAGAATTGTTTATAGGAAAAATTACAACAGGAGCTATTGATGATTTAAACAAAGTTACTCAGCTAGCTTATTCATATGTTTCTCAATATGGTATGAATCAAGAAATAGGATTGGTGTCTTTTCAACCGAACTCAAATAGtgaatataatttatatagGCCACATTCAGAATGTTTAGCACATCTTATAGATAATGAAGTTAGATCATTAATTGAAACTCAATATAAAAGAGTTAAATCtatattaatgaaaaatgaaaaacATGTACACAATCTAGCCAActtattatatgaaaagGAAACTATATCATATCATGATATTGTTAAATGTGTTGGTGAAAGACCCTATCCAGTCAAATCAGCATATGAAAAGTTTGTAAAGGCAAATCCATACAAAGCAATAATAAACGAACCATTACTTGAAGATAAAAAGGAAAGTGATAATATGAAAGGTGATGTAAAGGGTGATACATCAAATGGTGCAACTGTTAATACAAAGGAGAATAAAAAAGACAATACaaaggaaaataaaaaagacAATACAAAAAATCAGTACAATATTTCGGGTAACAATTCCAAAGATGATACTAAACAAACTTCATCAAAGTTGAATGAAGAGAAATGTAATGAAAAATTAGGAGATTCTCAAAAGAAggataataaaatatccAATGTGAAACTAAGATga